The following are encoded in a window of Sinorhizobium sojae CCBAU 05684 genomic DNA:
- a CDS encoding MFS transporter, producing MILPDANARPQLQSVPTVRLGLKENWPQFSLLVLVNAFVGGMVGSERTVVPLIGAEEFGIASTTLIVSFIVSFGVVKAFANLVSGQLADIWGRKRVLVLGWLVGLPVPFMIIWAPSWEWIIAANALLGINQGLAWSMTVIMKIDLVGPKSRGLAVGLNEFAGYLAVGATAFLTGYLASRYGLRPAPIYLGVAYAGLGTVLSVLMVRDTRDHVRLEVSSNAEEAAPISFREVFALTSFRDRNLFAASQAGLVNNLNDGMSWGIFPLFFAAFGLGVERIGILKAAYPATWGSLQIVTGPLSDRWGRKGLIVAGMWIQAAGLLLTAATRQFEWWLAGSLLLGLGTAMVYPALIAAVSDASHPSWRARSLSVYRFWRDLGYAIGALSAGLIADRFGLAVAIFSIAALTFFSGAVVAVFMREPITPTRSCRAASR from the coding sequence ATGATCCTGCCCGATGCCAATGCGCGCCCTCAGTTGCAAAGCGTGCCGACAGTGCGACTGGGGCTCAAGGAGAATTGGCCGCAATTCTCCCTGCTTGTCCTCGTCAATGCCTTCGTGGGCGGCATGGTCGGCAGTGAGCGGACTGTCGTGCCGCTGATCGGCGCGGAAGAGTTCGGTATCGCCTCGACGACGCTGATCGTCTCCTTCATCGTCAGCTTCGGTGTGGTCAAGGCCTTCGCCAATCTCGTCTCCGGTCAGCTCGCCGATATCTGGGGACGCAAGCGTGTGCTCGTCCTTGGCTGGCTGGTCGGCCTGCCGGTTCCCTTCATGATCATTTGGGCGCCGAGTTGGGAATGGATCATCGCCGCCAATGCCCTTCTCGGGATCAATCAGGGGCTGGCCTGGTCGATGACGGTGATCATGAAGATCGATCTGGTCGGACCGAAATCGCGCGGCCTTGCCGTGGGCCTCAACGAATTCGCCGGTTATCTCGCGGTGGGCGCGACGGCATTCCTCACCGGCTATCTCGCCTCGCGCTACGGCCTGCGCCCCGCGCCGATCTATCTCGGAGTCGCCTATGCGGGCCTGGGCACTGTGCTGTCGGTCCTCATGGTGCGCGACACGCGAGACCATGTCCGGCTAGAAGTTTCCTCCAATGCCGAGGAGGCTGCACCGATCAGCTTTCGGGAGGTGTTTGCTCTGACATCGTTCCGGGATCGCAATCTGTTCGCCGCGTCGCAGGCCGGTCTTGTCAACAACCTCAATGACGGGATGAGCTGGGGCATCTTTCCGCTGTTTTTCGCCGCCTTCGGCCTCGGTGTGGAGCGCATCGGCATCCTCAAGGCCGCCTATCCCGCGACCTGGGGCAGCCTGCAGATCGTTACCGGCCCCTTGAGCGACCGCTGGGGCCGCAAAGGCCTGATCGTCGCCGGCATGTGGATCCAGGCCGCCGGCCTGTTGCTAACGGCGGCAACGCGCCAATTCGAGTGGTGGCTTGCCGGCAGCCTGCTCCTCGGTCTTGGCACGGCCATGGTCTATCCGGCCCTGATCGCCGCTGTCTCCGATGCCTCGCACCCCTCATGGCGAGCGCGTTCGCTGAGTGTTTACCGCTTCTGGCGCGACCTCGGCTATGCAATCGGCGCGCTCTCCGCCGGGCTCATCGCCGATCGCTTTGGCCTCGCCGTGGCGATTTTCTCGATCGCCGCGCTGACCTTTTTCTCGGGCGCGGTCGTCGCCGTCTTCATGCGGGAGCCGATCACTCCCACTCGATCGTGCCGGGCGGCTTCGAGGTGA
- a CDS encoding PaaI family thioesterase, with protein MLTIGAELTRVEQGTVEIELPFDAKLTQQHGLLHAGVISAALDAAGTYAAYSVIDPDASLLTIEFKVNLLAPGRGERFLFRGVVTKPGTTIIVSDGRAYAVRPDGPAKLIASMTGTMMVVRGREGIEG; from the coding sequence ATGCTCACGATCGGTGCGGAACTGACGCGCGTCGAACAGGGAACGGTTGAAATCGAATTGCCTTTCGATGCCAAGCTGACGCAGCAACACGGCCTGCTGCATGCCGGTGTCATTTCCGCCGCGCTCGATGCGGCCGGCACCTACGCGGCCTATTCGGTGATCGATCCCGACGCATCGCTGCTGACGATCGAGTTCAAGGTCAACCTGCTCGCGCCCGGCCGCGGCGAACGCTTCCTCTTCCGTGGCGTGGTCACGAAGCCGGGGACGACGATTATCGTTTCGGACGGGCGCGCCTATGCGGTGAGGCCGGATGGACCGGCAAAGTTGATCGCCTCGATGACCGGAACGATGATGGTGGTGCGCGGACGCGAGGGGATCGAGGGATGA
- a CDS encoding nuclear transport factor 2 family protein translates to MSEEQAISAVVHLYVDGMAFANEAALRKAFHPNASIVGNYEDSVEWLTRDAFISTIVEEGPAPPDRQPLMDVEMIGITGDAASVKVVDEFAGSRYTDYLTLLKVDGRWLIINKVWHRHA, encoded by the coding sequence ATGTCCGAAGAGCAGGCCATCAGCGCGGTCGTTCACCTCTACGTCGACGGCATGGCTTTCGCCAACGAGGCGGCGTTGCGCAAGGCCTTCCATCCGAACGCCTCGATCGTCGGCAATTACGAGGACTCCGTCGAATGGCTGACGCGCGACGCATTCATCTCGACCATAGTGGAGGAGGGGCCGGCGCCGCCGGATAGACAGCCCTTGATGGATGTCGAGATGATCGGGATAACCGGCGACGCGGCGAGCGTGAAGGTCGTCGACGAATTCGCGGGCTCGCGTTATACGGACTATCTGACCCTGCTGAAGGTCGACGGCCGATGGCTGATCATCAACAAGGTCTGGCATCGGCACGCATGA
- the guaA gene encoding glutamine-hydrolyzing GMP synthase produces the protein MTQTAHPDTVLIVDFGSQVTQLIARRVREAGVYCEIVPFQSAEEGFRRLSPKAVILSGSPASTLDIGSPRAPSIIFESGLPVFGICYGQQTMCAQLGGTVESGHHREFGRAFLEVEKDCDLFEGLWSVGSRHQVWMSHGDRVTTLPPGFEVVATSPNAPFAFIADEKRKYYAVQFHPEVVHTPDGAKLIANFVHKIANIKGDWTMSAYRAKAVESIREQVGDRKVICALSGGVDSSVAALLIHEAVGDQLTCILVDHGLMRKDEAANVVAMFREHYNLSLLHIDASDRFIGELEGVSDPETKRKIIGRLFIEVFEEEAKKLGGADFLAQGTLYPDVIESVSFTGGPSVTIKSHHNVGGLPERMNMQLVEPLRELFKDEVRVLGRELGLPESFIGRHPFPGPGLAIRCPGGITREKLEILREADAIYLDEIRKAGLYDAIWQAFAVLLPVQTVGVMGDGRTYEYVCALRAVTSVDGMTADFYHYDMEFLGRAATRIINEVRGINRVVYDVTSKPPGTIEWE, from the coding sequence ATGACCCAGACAGCCCATCCCGATACCGTCCTCATCGTCGATTTCGGCAGCCAGGTGACGCAGCTCATCGCCCGGCGCGTGCGTGAAGCCGGCGTCTATTGCGAGATCGTGCCGTTCCAGTCGGCCGAGGAGGGCTTCAGGCGCCTGAGCCCGAAGGCGGTGATCCTGTCGGGCAGCCCGGCATCCACCCTCGACATCGGTTCGCCACGGGCACCCTCCATCATTTTCGAGAGTGGCCTTCCGGTCTTCGGCATCTGCTATGGCCAGCAGACCATGTGCGCCCAGCTCGGCGGCACGGTGGAAAGCGGCCATCATCGCGAATTCGGCCGCGCCTTCCTGGAAGTGGAGAAGGACTGCGATCTCTTCGAAGGCCTGTGGTCGGTCGGCTCCCGCCACCAGGTCTGGATGTCGCATGGCGACCGCGTCACCACGTTGCCGCCGGGCTTCGAGGTCGTCGCCACCTCGCCCAATGCCCCCTTCGCCTTCATTGCCGACGAGAAGCGCAAATATTACGCCGTGCAGTTCCATCCGGAAGTCGTGCACACGCCGGACGGCGCCAAACTGATCGCCAACTTCGTGCACAAGATCGCTAATATCAAGGGCGACTGGACGATGTCGGCCTATCGGGCGAAGGCGGTCGAGTCGATCCGGGAACAGGTGGGCGACAGGAAGGTGATCTGTGCGCTTTCGGGCGGCGTCGATTCCTCCGTCGCGGCGCTCCTCATCCATGAGGCCGTCGGCGACCAGCTCACCTGCATCCTGGTCGACCACGGTCTGATGCGCAAGGACGAGGCGGCCAACGTCGTCGCCATGTTCCGGGAACACTACAATCTCAGCCTTCTCCATATCGATGCCTCCGACCGTTTCATCGGCGAACTCGAGGGCGTCAGCGATCCGGAAACCAAGCGCAAGATCATCGGCCGGCTCTTCATCGAAGTCTTCGAGGAAGAAGCCAAGAAGCTCGGCGGCGCCGATTTCCTCGCGCAGGGCACGCTCTATCCGGACGTGATCGAAAGCGTTTCCTTCACCGGCGGTCCGTCGGTGACGATCAAGTCGCACCACAATGTCGGCGGCCTTCCGGAGCGTATGAACATGCAGCTCGTCGAGCCCCTGCGCGAGCTCTTCAAGGACGAGGTGCGCGTGCTCGGCCGCGAACTCGGCCTGCCGGAAAGCTTCATCGGTCGCCATCCCTTCCCCGGTCCGGGCCTCGCGATCCGCTGCCCCGGCGGCATCACCCGCGAGAAGCTCGAAATCCTGCGTGAGGCGGATGCGATCTATCTCGACGAGATCCGCAAGGCCGGGCTTTACGATGCCATCTGGCAGGCATTCGCCGTGCTCCTGCCTGTGCAGACCGTCGGCGTCATGGGCGACGGGCGCACCTACGAATATGTCTGCGCATTGCGCGCCGTGACCTCGGTCGACGGCATGACCGCCGACTTCTACCACTACGACATGGAATTCCTGGGCCGTGCCGCCACCCGCATCATCAACGAGGTCCGCGGCATCAACCGCGTCGTCTATGACGTCACCTCGAAGCCGCCCGGCACGATCGAGTGGGAGTGA
- a CDS encoding 5'-methylthioadenosine/S-adenosylhomocysteine nucleosidase (Enables the cleavage of the glycosidic bond in both 5'-methylthioadenosine and S-adenosylhomocysteine) yields the protein MNFELKAVAGRKILYVMALDPEYGPCLKARITPLMTGVGPVEAAVALTKALAELRAADRLPDLVVSLGSAGSATLEQTEVYQASSVGYRDMDASPLGFEKGATPFLDLPAVVPLPLRIPGIKDARLSTGGNIVTGKAYDGIDADMVEMETFAALRASQAFGLPLIGLRGISDGKAELKHVDDWREYLHVVDEKLAEAIDRLEAAIESGEIRL from the coding sequence ATGAATTTCGAGCTGAAGGCGGTAGCCGGCAGGAAGATCCTCTATGTGATGGCGCTGGACCCGGAATATGGCCCCTGCCTCAAGGCCCGCATCACGCCGCTGATGACCGGTGTCGGCCCTGTCGAGGCCGCCGTCGCGCTGACGAAGGCGCTGGCCGAGCTTCGTGCCGCCGACAGGCTGCCGGATCTCGTCGTTTCGCTCGGCTCGGCAGGCTCGGCAACGCTCGAGCAGACCGAAGTCTACCAGGCTAGCTCCGTTGGCTACCGGGACATGGATGCCTCTCCGCTCGGCTTCGAGAAGGGCGCCACGCCCTTCCTGGATCTCCCGGCCGTCGTGCCCTTGCCGCTGCGCATCCCGGGAATAAAGGATGCGCGGCTTTCGACCGGTGGCAACATCGTTACCGGAAAAGCCTATGACGGGATAGACGCCGACATGGTCGAGATGGAGACCTTCGCGGCCTTGCGCGCCTCCCAAGCCTTCGGCCTTCCGCTGATCGGACTCCGCGGCATTTCGGACGGCAAGGCGGAACTGAAGCATGTCGACGACTGGAGGGAATATCTGCACGTCGTCGACGAGAAGCTTGCCGAGGCGATCGACAGGCTGGAGGCAGCCATCGAAAGCGGAGAAATCCGGCTCTGA